From the genome of Phlebotomus papatasi isolate M1 chromosome 2, Ppap_2.1, whole genome shotgun sequence:
cCCATTtttaaagatgccccacttccccctatctctgtttaatattttgttactcaattaaaatatcaaaataaattgtataaaaattagACGAATTTGTTTCTAAAGTACATATTATATTCGTATTCATATATTTCTCACATTTTGCCCAATAACTTTCTCACATTtcacattttgcaaaatataagttgatagggtaagtgtgctaaatttcggcattgttgcatgcaagcgccaaagtctcaagtttgaaatgtaatatttttaataaaaattgtatatatttGTAACTATTactatttattttctctaaaataattcttaatacattttaaaatgaatgaaaatgtagacatagcattggtggcctattttcaaagtctttttcacatcatcttgtttgtcgaggcgacattttttgttattttttgcattgcacaatctcaagagtatgcaaaaactaaaaattcatggaaatttgaggaacaaaaaatgtggccgaaattgcaagctggtcggaatttggcacacttaccctacaaatgtattttctaaaaaattattattttcaattagaATAATATGGAATAGAAACGTTGATTTAACTACGTACTATATAAAATGAACTTCGgattaaaaaaagaaagcatttgattgaaaatatctagcaatttataaacaaaatataatGTCATAACTGATAACTAAATACTGATAACTATCGAACGTTTGTCTTTACTATGTTAGTCAAATTTGCATTGCCTTGcacagatttatttatttattctaatactattctatttctatttaataataataattacattTCGGTTCAAAATACCCTGATTTAAGGGACTCTGCTCTCTTTAAAGGGCAATAaactgaaataataataatagactTAGCTATAGTATTAGATTATGTTATTATTAAAACCATTTCCAATAACAAGatcaaattatttgtttttaatataattctaCATTAAAAGGTTtctaacaaaataattttataatataacaaGCTTTATGAAACTTTTTTCTACTTATTTTAAGCTTTATAATGCCTCGTTAGAGCGAAATTATGaatgaatattttgaaataaactaTCATAGATCTCAACTTGTGCTTTTATTATGTCCTGAAATACAAATCttgacaaaattataaaatactgTCATTAAACTTAAATTAgaaaatacaaattgtttttcgatCTCTAATTTAGATATTCTGTATTAATTTTTCAGTTTCTTTAggaataaacttatttttttttttcatttctgtcTTATACATAATTGCTTTTCAATCAGTAAGTTCACCTATAGTACCCCTCAGATTCAGGACTGTATGAAATACTAAAGGGGTTCAAATATATTAATCTAACTGGAATTATAAATAAATCCAGATTAAAGTCCTTATGTGAAGAAGTTGATAAAAAAATGTGGCGTCATCGTATGACTTGCTCTCcacattatttttttgtctTATCACTCAACACTCAAACAAAACATACAACACATACCATTGGCCATCAGAAACCGACCAATGAGAATTTACAAAATGCACTTTAAATGATAAGACAGTCGAATATTACCTAATTTTCCTCCCTCTCTATCACTGAACTTTTTTGTTATATTTCCTCGCATACATAACATTTCTATTAGGATGTGCATGGGGGATTTATTTCGTTTTGTGATTTACATGACGATTGAGCCTGAGGGATAAGATTACCTATAAAAACGACGGTGCTAGTCTGGTGAACTTTCAGTTTACTTTCAGGGAACATTTAAATAAGCACGTCTCGCATTTCAGCAGGATTTTTCCGAAGTGATCATTTAATCTATTAAGTGAAAGTTATGGCTAAATCTTGCATCATTGTTCTTGCTCTCTGCCTTCTGCaggtataatttatttattcctATAACATTAGTGTCGTGCAGCTTTCTGTGTTTTCAATATAAGTTATCCTTGTTAAAGAAATgcatttctcaaatttttcgTGACTATTGCGACCAAACTAAGGCTAGAAAGTTTTAACTTCATccctttgaaaaattataagattACTTcccgattttattaaattttttttatattttattttttagtttgcCTGTGGAGGTGTTGTTCGTCGTGATGCTCCTGCTGAAACCACAAATAGTCCCATCACGGAATTCTCAGTTGTAGCTCAAGAAACACTGGATACACTCCACAAGGGTTTCTTGGAGTTCTTCCAAGTCAAATCCAATGATGAATTAGCCGATTTAGTTCGTGTTGAAGCCAGAAAATATGCCACCAAATTGCAAGATCTTGGTGCAGATTTAACCAAAGAAGTATGTCTTTACTTTAAAATTGTGGATAAATTTGgaaagtaaattttttccttcttATTTTCCTTTATTCCAGGCTCAGAAGTATTCTGGTGACTTTGATGATGCTTTGAACAGTGTGAAGGCTAAGATCAGCGAGACAGTGAGTGATATTGAGAGCAAGAATCCTGAATTGGTGGCTGACTCCAAGAAATACCGAGAAGCCTTTGAAACCAATCTCAAAACAATTATTGCGGAAACCCAGAGTTTAAGTGAAAAACTTAAGAAAGAGGGTGGAGAAATGACCAACAATTTCCAGAAGGTGACCCAGGATCTCTATCAAACCAGCGTACAAACAGCCAGTGCCCTATCTCAACAAGTTGAAAATGCTGTAAAGGAACACAAGGCTAAAGTGTAGattgtaaatctttaaacatcTGCAATGATATggttaaaatcattttaataaagctgttttttgacagaaaattactaacgcattattatttaaattacggAAAATTTTCTAATGTCTAAGTTACTGCTTCACTTTGTATATCTCCATGTGTGTCCAGTAAATCCTGAAGCACTTGACGCACACTGATAAGATACTTCCACAAAATACATTATTCCGAGAAAAACTTAGTAAATTTTCTACGAATACGAGAGAGATAGAAAAGAATCACGATCTGAGTCAGAGGTCAGGCCATGAACTTGCTGGATGAACGGTTATCAAAGATAATCATGGGGAAAGCTACGGAATTTACTTCAGAGGTCATTTCAGTTCtcatagtgattttttttcactttcatGAACTTCTTTTTCCCTTTCTTGGCGTTTCTGATCAAATTCCAACCAAATGTTTACTTCATCGGAGTCATATTATTAATGTTTATATTTACTGCACTGTACATTGATTTAAAATCAAAGTCGAAGGTGATATTCTATTTAACTTAACCGTAGAGcgatttaaaataaacaaattgaCTATAGAGCCTTATCTAATGCAAAATAAATGTTGTGTTGCAAAAAGTAACATATGGCTAAAAGCAAAgatttaattgtaatttaaagCGAAATATAGTTTAGTtcatattattgaaaatttataatttttttcattagtttGATCGGTACTTAATAAATCGTCTATTTAATATATCATTTCTCACCCACAAATATTTCTTATCTTAGATTTtcctttgatattttccttaaTTAAGTCTAACTATGGCGTTTTTGTTATAACTGTGAGTATATAGACACGATATGGAAGAGAACATCCCTTTACAACCATGGAAGCTGGGACATCAATCAAGAAATTATGTAACTCTGTATTAGgcatcttaaaattaaaaagtgctTTTTAATAATACCTATTATAAAATGCTGCAAAAAGCGTAttttacgggcttcagacttaggGCTTAGCTACATATATGGCTTAATTTCGTCAAATCATCTgccaatattttctaaaaaaaattctggctTATTATTGGATTAGATACTAGGAGTTAAAAATTTGAGAGCTTCGGAAACAGAACAAAACCTCCAGTTTGAAAAGTACTTTTCTTAACcgattaaggggttacatgggtctctcaggtaaaaaaaaacattttattttattttatagtataacatttgaaaagtattttctgaaaatttcaagtcaatcggagtaaaactcttgaaggtagagcagttttagttatgtaTTCCGCCCGCGCGCGCATATTGTTGCAAAAccttaaacgcgtttttctcaaaacaccgttttacaatgcggtagtcaagattactcagagtctactgaactGGTCTTTCTGAAATGTTGCACACTTGTTTTTAGAAGTATTATCtactttattatatttattattattaggattataataattataataattattattaggaTCTACTTTATTATTAtaaggatttgcacttcctttaatcagaaacatttttacaatacaaaatgtgttgaaaaataggataaaattgatacaaaaaaattgatagttctttacaaaaacttttgccaaaaatccaaattttgtttttttttaaatccttcgttcatccaggggtccaactaatcctctaacagtatatttggtttttttgatttcagatgaacctactgggagaaatcctgcttaccgcaaggtctgtttttgAGAAAAGGTTCCGAAAATCAGTTACCAAcggtcaaattttcaaatttttttcaaaaaaaattttttttaaatttttttttaaagttactctttcatatcccaaaagttggaatttctaaaatattttcgacacaataaattattatcagaaagaAAGcttattttttgacctgagagatccatgtaaccccttaagataaACTTGGTTGAGATCTTTCatttcgaataagtttaaacAGGTCtgagatatttatttattttatttatttcgtatACCGCTTTTGAGCTAAGCTAAAGcttttgaaagcaaaatttcatcaaatatgGTTGTtcaagaaatttaatatttgtgtGAGCGGCCACcgctgtcttagcgttggtaaccaaacTCCAGTGTGAAACGATTGAGAACTCTTTCTCCAGGTTGTATGAGCCATCTGCATCATAAGATAAATATAAGGTTTacatatgacaaaaaaaagcttgaGCTTTTCTTTAGAAAGAAGTAGGGTTTGAATTAGGAAATAAGACTATTTCCCCTACTTTTAATAATTGGAACTGAGCTCTATtattatgtaatttagcttcacaattggtttataTGAAGTTAAATTATAATTATGGTAAAATCCACTTCCATTTAAAAGTAAGGGGGAAAAGTTctacttcaaaaatatttataaaaattcatCATATTATCATTCTATCAGTaaaggggaagtgaggcacctttgaatatggagcagctttgaaattgagatttttcacctatttttaaacacaattgagccttatcatgatataatttagtagcacaaacagattgagaagctaaattacattacgatatggctcagttccatttaaacataggtgaAAGATCCCGATTTCAAAGGCGCCCAACTTTCCGCAATAGTTATCAATTCGcgccttggaaattacaaggagccaactaattttcggccatttttcagaagatagcatgaaagattcaactttgtgtaaataagcatctcaatttaatgactgaacaaaaacaatttatttcttttctatttgtatgagcactaatataaacaaacattgaaacttttatatttttacctttcaaaatatgttttttaatgagtttgctccttgtcgttctaaatgatgtgcaaattttgatgaaattagaatgaaaaggggtcaacttgcttgagttagtcccctgtttcacaaaaatttgaacgatgaatatattttgtgcgcctttacttcaaacaaaattatgcaagtaatcaaaaagattaaaattttgaaaaacttttctaataacgaaatttaatgacttatatcatctgaaaatttaataaattttctttctaagtgcattagaatctcaaaatctcaaaaaagtgagttgaccccttgtaatttccaaagagcgaattcaaaatttcacacgtttcacacaaaatttcacaattcaaaatttcacacaATCAAGACAGGTTGTGAATCGCTATAACAGTCCGAATAAACCCTCTTAAATAAAGCtatacaaataataaaaatgaaaagaaaatttaattaataagcaaacaattaatgaaaaatcactTCATCAAAAGTTACATGGTCTTGtaattttaaaggaaaaaatatttttaatttgttgtcaagaaaatttactcaatttttaagacattttctaaataaaacaaCGACTTCGAcaaggaacccctattgacgctgttgtcaaaatgttgaaatttatttaatgcatccaataaaatctaagtaataacgttttttcattaatctgcatttttcgattaaaataagtgttcgaatttcgtattcca
Proteins encoded in this window:
- the LOC129802772 gene encoding uncharacterized protein LOC129802772 isoform X2, producing MAKSCIIVLALCLLQFACGGVVRRDAPAETTNSPITEFSVVAQETLDTLHKGFLEFFQVKSNDELADLVRVEARKYATKLQDLGADLTKEAQKYSGDFDDALNSVKAKISETVSDIESKNPELVADSKKYREAFETNLKTIIAETQSLSEKLKKEGGEMTNNFQKVTQDLYQTSVQTASALSQQVENAVKEHKAKV
- the LOC129802772 gene encoding uncharacterized protein LOC129802772 isoform X1, encoding MAKLGLIFIAVFCFVQFACGGVVRRDAPAETTNSPITEFSVVAQETLDTLHKGFLEFFQVKSNDELADLVRVEARKYATKLQDLGADLTKEAQKYSGDFDDALNSVKAKISETVSDIESKNPELVADSKKYREAFETNLKTIIAETQSLSEKLKKEGGEMTNNFQKVTQDLYQTSVQTASALSQQVENAVKEHKAKV